One segment of Pirellulales bacterium DNA contains the following:
- a CDS encoding tandem-95 repeat protein, with product MARSARRKPSVGRKPRLGEALERRDLLAVDFVFLLRSSAFPEADPGVLAHALAAAEAVKNAFNFTDIIDQFAAEPPNNVIIPIVLSKESLLVTPDVPFVPVFSGAGATQLIPRTSLVDYTFVRNALFGDALNEPDDGIVGALPLPGQLKVEARFPYFWNNQLVMTKTQMRSWSAFPPLLDPSFTPYALDDEVIVAGTSDEAVDYGLQTVLATDAGQQCFADAQIIFDSNFKYDEDGDPTNGIQPAEDGVINVLDEVIYRLLETMGLGTAESLVPKRPPLGFAGQVPITIGDLFRFADNLPGKDPQSISDFQTFARSISPSVNDTYDDGTEEFVPAGLAFFNDNNVVFPNLLDQATAQFLDLIGWDIDTNAAPNAVTDVVNVPEDTSIVINILANDFDVDGAIIPSTVQIAKLPDHGTIAVNPVTGQVTYTPFANYNGPDNFRYSVADNDTKRSSVANVNITVVPVNDLPVAGNDQATTAINAAVFIPVLVNDADVDGSLDPATIEIVTNPTKGIALPQANGGILYTPSPGQTGGDLFEYRVKDTNGGLSNTARVTIRIGAPVQLAGQVYADLNNNGVRDPGEAGIPGVMVTLRKDDGPYTFQGLIVTTDADGQYLFAEGAGKPVLPGGVYTIVEIHPQQFNDGIDTAGAPAPGVVANDLLGTITLTPGGAAIGFNFGERGLRADAAAANVSNRFFLATDAAPQFLSSLFITGNGTGDGTSATFVANLYYEVLFREGDAYGVSYWTTQLNTGAMSRTAVVNAFLNSYEYRGNLIKSYFQKYLGRDIDNYGLGQFFTLMNAGWTEEQVLAFILGSPEYYAKHGGTTSGFTTALFADLLGRVPSATDVQQLSRYSRTQLIDIVLSSDEMRGLLLDGNVSFGGWYDRYLGRNADTPSKNTFLQLLRSGGWNWRAVQSYLLSSNENFL from the coding sequence GTGGCTCGTTCCGCACGCCGTAAGCCGTCTGTTGGCCGCAAACCACGCCTGGGCGAAGCGCTCGAACGCCGCGATCTGCTCGCGGTCGATTTCGTGTTCTTGTTGCGCTCCAGTGCATTTCCAGAGGCCGATCCGGGCGTGCTGGCCCACGCATTGGCAGCGGCCGAGGCGGTCAAGAACGCGTTCAATTTCACGGACATCATCGATCAGTTTGCGGCCGAGCCCCCGAACAATGTGATCATCCCGATCGTGCTTTCGAAGGAGTCGCTGTTGGTGACTCCCGATGTGCCGTTTGTGCCCGTGTTCTCGGGGGCAGGCGCCACGCAGTTGATCCCGCGTACGAGCCTGGTCGACTACACCTTCGTCCGTAACGCCTTGTTCGGCGACGCCTTGAATGAACCGGACGACGGCATCGTCGGCGCGTTGCCACTACCGGGGCAGTTGAAGGTCGAAGCCAGATTTCCGTATTTCTGGAACAACCAGTTGGTAATGACCAAGACGCAGATGCGTTCTTGGAGCGCGTTTCCACCGCTGCTCGATCCCTCGTTCACACCCTACGCGTTGGACGACGAGGTAATCGTCGCCGGCACCAGCGACGAAGCCGTGGATTACGGATTGCAGACTGTGCTGGCTACCGACGCTGGCCAACAGTGCTTTGCCGATGCCCAGATCATCTTCGACAGTAACTTCAAATACGACGAAGACGGCGACCCAACGAACGGAATTCAGCCTGCCGAGGATGGCGTAATCAACGTCCTCGACGAGGTCATCTACCGGCTGCTGGAGACCATGGGGCTGGGCACGGCCGAATCGCTCGTGCCGAAACGTCCGCCGCTGGGATTCGCTGGACAGGTGCCGATCACGATCGGCGACTTGTTCCGCTTTGCCGACAACCTGCCCGGCAAGGACCCGCAGTCGATCAGTGACTTCCAAACGTTTGCCCGCTCGATCTCGCCGAGTGTGAATGACACGTACGACGACGGCACCGAGGAGTTCGTTCCCGCCGGGCTGGCGTTCTTCAATGACAATAACGTCGTATTTCCGAATCTGCTCGATCAGGCAACGGCGCAGTTTCTGGACCTCATCGGTTGGGATATCGATACGAACGCGGCCCCGAATGCCGTTACCGATGTCGTCAACGTGCCGGAAGACACGTCTATCGTCATCAACATTCTGGCGAACGATTTCGATGTCGACGGCGCGATCATCCCGTCCACCGTGCAGATCGCCAAGCTGCCCGATCACGGGACGATCGCGGTCAATCCGGTGACCGGCCAGGTGACCTACACGCCGTTCGCCAACTACAACGGGCCCGACAATTTCCGCTACTCGGTTGCCGACAACGACACGAAGCGCAGCTCGGTGGCCAACGTGAACATCACGGTCGTACCAGTCAACGACCTGCCCGTGGCCGGCAACGACCAGGCGACCACCGCGATCAACGCGGCCGTGTTCATCCCGGTCTTGGTCAACGACGCGGATGTCGACGGTTCGCTCGACCCGGCGACCATCGAGATCGTCACGAATCCGACCAAGGGGATTGCGCTGCCGCAAGCCAACGGCGGCATTCTGTACACTCCTTCGCCGGGCCAGACGGGCGGCGATTTGTTTGAATACCGCGTGAAGGACACCAATGGCGGTCTTTCCAACACGGCCCGGGTCACGATCCGCATCGGGGCTCCCGTGCAGTTGGCCGGGCAAGTCTATGCCGACTTGAACAACAACGGCGTGCGCGATCCGGGCGAGGCGGGAATCCCGGGCGTCATGGTGACGCTGCGCAAGGACGACGGTCCCTACACGTTCCAAGGCCTGATCGTCACGACCGACGCCGATGGGCAGTATTTATTCGCCGAGGGCGCCGGCAAGCCTGTGCTCCCGGGCGGCGTCTATACGATCGTCGAAATCCATCCGCAGCAGTTCAACGACGGCATCGACACGGCCGGCGCGCCGGCGCCGGGCGTCGTCGCGAACGACCTGTTGGGCACGATTACGCTCACTCCAGGCGGCGCGGCGATCGGCTTCAACTTTGGCGAGCGCGGCCTGCGGGCCGATGCGGCGGCGGCCAACGTGTCGAACCGCTTCTTCCTGGCCACCGACGCGGCGCCCCAGTTCCTCTCGAGCCTGTTCATCACCGGCAACGGCACCGGCGACGGCACGAGCGCCACGTTTGTGGCCAATCTGTATTACGAAGTGCTGTTCCGTGAAGGCGACGCCTACGGCGTATCGTACTGGACCACGCAGCTCAACACGGGCGCAATGTCGCGCACGGCCGTGGTCAACGCGTTCCTCAACTCGTACGAGTACCGCGGCAACCTGATCAAGTCGTACTTCCAGAAGTACCTCGGCCGCGACATTGACAACTATGGCCTGGGCCAGTTCTTCACACTGATGAACGCCGGCTGGACCGAAGAGCAGGTGCTGGCCTTCATCCTTGGATCGCCCGAGTACTATGCCAAGCACGGCGGCACGACGAGCGGCTTCACGACGGCGCTGTTTGCAGATCTGCTGGGCCGTGTGCCGAGCGCCACGGACGTGCAGCAACTTTCGCGTTACAGCCGCACGCAGTTGATCGACATCGTGCTCTCCAGCGACGAAATGCGGGGCCTGCTGCTCGACGGCAACGTGTCGTTCGGCGGATGGTACGACCGCTACCTCGGACGCAACGCCGACACGCCGAGCAAGAACACCTTCTTGCAACTGCTCCGTAGCGGCGGTTGGAACTGGCGCGCCGTACAAAGCTACTTGCTATCGTCGAACGAGAACTTCCTGTAG
- a CDS encoding BBP7 family outer membrane beta-barrel protein yields MLVALCGLAAFDGLAWAENTGEPLLPPRTKKTARTRVSDPRQYTPFAEQEKQAPAAPKRATMASDVTPVRLAQDEQMLEPEPDPAIATDAPVVEDQAPTALPEMPASELPIETMPGPNAGAAMATDEGCQTGCPTGSPGSCAVGDCNGGCDGACNGSCDAYGGCGGCDACGGCGGAGCGACRGGLLSRWCACGSMFESFWHEVHSGRRIWFETQALSWYTRSINYPPLATSSPDGTPQAVAGVLGQPTTTVLFGNQDLDNDPRAGGRINFGLWLIDGQFLGVQGDYFALDEEKNTFSAESTGDPILARPFNNVQTMTPDASIIAGNGITDPRFGTALVDLDGSIVIDTHSRTQGGGIGLRKPTWVSFDDNYRVNLLGGYRYFRLDEGVSIHDTVFPQGGPFVPGTSFQTFDLFDTENEFHGGEIGMLLEFRKSVWSLDLLGRVALGNMRQRMEVQGYSVIDDTINQAVVNDGLLAQSTNIGMHRVDEFCAIPEFGAKVGLSVTDYFRVTFGYTFIYISSVVRADDQIDLNLNLSQAGGGVLVGSPEPAAYLRDTDYWLQGINLGGELKF; encoded by the coding sequence ATGTTGGTTGCCCTCTGTGGCCTGGCCGCCTTTGATGGCCTGGCCTGGGCCGAGAATACCGGCGAGCCGCTGCTGCCGCCGCGTACCAAGAAAACTGCGCGAACCCGCGTGAGCGACCCGCGACAGTACACTCCCTTCGCAGAGCAGGAGAAGCAGGCGCCGGCGGCCCCCAAGCGGGCCACCATGGCCAGCGATGTCACGCCTGTGCGGTTGGCCCAGGACGAGCAAATGCTCGAGCCCGAGCCCGATCCGGCCATCGCCACCGACGCCCCCGTCGTCGAAGACCAGGCGCCGACCGCGTTGCCGGAGATGCCGGCCTCGGAACTTCCGATCGAAACGATGCCTGGTCCGAACGCCGGGGCCGCGATGGCCACGGACGAAGGCTGCCAGACCGGCTGTCCGACCGGCAGCCCGGGCTCGTGTGCCGTCGGCGACTGCAACGGGGGATGCGATGGCGCCTGCAACGGCTCGTGCGATGCGTACGGCGGGTGCGGCGGCTGCGATGCCTGTGGGGGCTGTGGCGGTGCCGGTTGTGGCGCGTGCCGCGGTGGGTTGCTGAGCCGCTGGTGCGCCTGCGGCTCGATGTTTGAGAGCTTCTGGCACGAGGTGCATTCCGGCCGGCGCATTTGGTTCGAGACCCAAGCCCTGAGCTGGTACACGCGCTCGATCAACTATCCGCCATTGGCCACCTCGAGCCCGGACGGAACACCCCAAGCCGTAGCGGGCGTGTTGGGACAGCCGACGACGACCGTGCTGTTCGGCAATCAGGATCTCGACAACGATCCGCGTGCCGGTGGCCGAATCAACTTCGGCCTCTGGCTGATCGACGGTCAGTTCCTCGGTGTCCAGGGCGACTACTTCGCGCTGGACGAAGAGAAGAACACCTTCTCAGCGGAGTCGACGGGCGATCCCATCCTGGCGCGACCGTTCAACAACGTACAGACGATGACGCCCGACGCCTCGATCATCGCCGGCAACGGCATCACCGATCCGCGCTTCGGTACGGCCCTGGTCGATCTCGATGGCAGCATCGTGATCGACACGCATAGCCGCACGCAGGGCGGCGGCATCGGGCTGCGCAAGCCCACCTGGGTCAGTTTCGACGACAACTATCGGGTTAATCTGCTGGGAGGCTATCGCTACTTTCGCCTCGACGAGGGCGTCTCGATCCACGATACGGTCTTCCCGCAGGGCGGCCCGTTCGTACCGGGCACGAGCTTCCAGACGTTTGATCTGTTCGACACCGAGAACGAATTTCACGGCGGCGAGATCGGCATGTTGCTCGAGTTCCGCAAGAGCGTCTGGTCGTTGGACCTGTTAGGACGCGTGGCCTTGGGCAACATGCGGCAGCGTATGGAGGTGCAGGGCTACAGCGTGATCGACGATACGATCAACCAGGCCGTGGTGAACGACGGCCTGTTGGCCCAAAGCACGAACATCGGCATGCATCGCGTAGACGAGTTCTGCGCAATTCCGGAGTTCGGGGCGAAAGTCGGCCTCTCGGTGACCGATTACTTCCGCGTGACGTTCGGCTACACGTTTATCTACATCAGCAGCGTGGTCCGCGCGGACGATCAGATCGACCTGAACCTGAACCTCTCGCAAGCGGGCGGCGGCGTGCTCGTCGGCTCGCCCGAACCGGCCGCGTATCTGCGCGACACCGACTACTGGTTGCAGGGCATCAACTTGGGCGGCGAGTTGAAGTTCTAA